In one window of bacterium DNA:
- a CDS encoding SLBB domain-containing protein yields MKKIILFLNIFFISLIQGQDNTIPQYRDLDFFSVKVFSSIQGDIKQTGFYIPESYILGLDDELVITIWGAVEEEYRKRIDNEGSIFIPGIGKIYIDGKTLGEAKNIIQRKISERYKNVFVSVTTGAIRKQEVFVLGEVEKPGSYIITPITSIFELLALAGGPKDNGSLRKIRVIKRKDGTSLEYDLYPLFISGENPPDIQFSQGDIIFVPLAESLAGITGAVKRPAIYEFKEVSTIEEIIKLAGGVLPNADFSRLQVERIDKEKGRVLIDVDPSSIGTFTLESHDLVILPSLPDNLFYIVALQGAIKRPGNYGWKSGMKVSDILKEDEFLPYALKEKAEIVRTEEDGSKKVISIYPEKIFKGEKEYDINLFPMDKILIYSQERIEKKITIYGQVKYPGEYVIMRGDRFSDLIKRVGGFTKYAYLPGIVFLRETIRAEKERQVASFIKEKEEMLRKEYERAESSYDKQLIEQVQLYLQEMKNMEVKGRIPLDIKDEKALLEGKSEYDITLEDGDFIYVPVAPVSVAVIGEVNLPTNVLFNKRYKLDNYIHQAGGYTKNADRNGIFIAKVNGTASYNTSNIEPGDTIVIPFEVKERKRTVLRDIIQMFYHLSLGLSVY; encoded by the coding sequence GTGAAAAAAATCATATTATTTTTAAATATATTTTTCATATCTCTTATACAGGGACAGGATAATACAATCCCTCAATATAGAGACCTGGATTTTTTCAGTGTAAAAGTTTTCTCTTCTATACAGGGGGATATAAAACAGACGGGATTCTATATTCCAGAAAGTTATATCCTTGGGCTGGATGATGAGTTAGTAATTACTATATGGGGTGCTGTAGAGGAGGAATATAGAAAACGGATTGATAATGAAGGGTCTATATTCATTCCAGGAATAGGCAAGATATACATTGATGGAAAGACTTTAGGAGAAGCAAAAAACATCATCCAGAGAAAAATCTCGGAAAGATATAAAAACGTTTTTGTCTCTGTTACTACAGGGGCTATAAGAAAACAGGAGGTTTTTGTTTTAGGAGAGGTAGAAAAACCAGGCAGTTATATAATTACCCCCATAACCAGTATTTTTGAATTACTTGCATTAGCAGGAGGCCCAAAAGATAATGGAAGTTTAAGAAAGATAAGGGTAATAAAAAGGAAGGATGGTACTTCTCTTGAATATGACCTTTATCCACTTTTTATATCAGGAGAAAACCCCCCTGACATACAGTTTTCTCAAGGGGATATCATTTTTGTTCCTCTCGCAGAATCACTTGCTGGTATAACGGGAGCAGTAAAAAGACCGGCTATTTATGAGTTTAAGGAAGTTTCAACAATAGAAGAGATTATTAAACTGGCAGGTGGAGTACTTCCTAATGCTGATTTTTCACGGCTACAGGTTGAAAGGATAGATAAAGAAAAAGGTAGGGTTCTTATAGATGTTGACCCGTCAAGTATAGGAACTTTTACATTAGAAAGTCATGACCTCGTTATCCTTCCTTCTCTTCCTGATAATCTTTTTTATATTGTTGCTCTTCAAGGGGCTATAAAACGACCAGGTAATTATGGATGGAAAAGTGGGATGAAGGTGAGTGATATATTAAAAGAAGATGAATTTTTACCATATGCACTGAAAGAAAAAGCAGAAATTGTAAGGACTGAAGAGGATGGTTCAAAGAAGGTTATATCTATTTATCCTGAAAAGATTTTTAAAGGTGAAAAAGAATATGATATTAATCTATTTCCTATGGATAAAATTCTCATCTATTCACAGGAGCGGATAGAGAAGAAAATTACCATATATGGTCAGGTAAAATATCCTGGAGAATATGTTATTATGAGGGGTGATAGGTTCAGTGACCTTATAAAAAGAGTAGGTGGGTTTACAAAGTATGCTTATCTACCAGGTATTGTATTTCTACGTGAAACCATAAGAGCAGAGAAAGAAAGACAGGTTGCCTCATTTATAAAAGAGAAAGAAGAGATGTTAAGAAAAGAATATGAAAGGGCTGAAAGTTCATATGATAAACAGCTTATTGAACAGGTACAGTTATACCTTCAAGAAATGAAAAATATGGAAGTTAAGGGAAGGATACCTTTAGACATTAAGGATGAAAAGGCACTGCTTGAAGGGAAAAGCGAATATGATATTACATTGGAGGATGGTGATTTTATATATGTACCTGTTGCACCTGTATCCGTAGCGGTAATAGGAGAGGTAAATCTTCCTACAAATGTGCTCTTTAATAAGAGATATAAATTGGATAATTATATTCATCAGGCAGGTGGGTATACAAAGAATGCTGACAGGAATGGTATATTCATAGCAAAGGTAAATGGTACAGCGAGTTATAACACTTCAAATATAGAGCCAGGAGATACGATAGTAATACCGTTTGAGGTAAAAGAACGAAAAAGGACTGTTTTAAGAGATATTATCCAGATGTTCTATCATTTAAGTTTAGGACTTTCTGTGTATTAA
- a CDS encoding tryptophan-rich sensory protein, protein MQYKKPLKFVVSISISLIAGMIGSIFTSTSVDTWYRTLKKPIFNPPDWVFAPVWTFLYIIIGFSLFLVCSDEGTSYKTKNTSLTFFSLQLLFNILWSLLFFGMKNPLLAFVDIILLWSSIILTMIFFKKISLIAFVLFIPYILWVTFAIFLNYAILVMN, encoded by the coding sequence ATGCAATATAAAAAACCGTTAAAATTTGTAGTATCTATAAGTATTTCTCTGATAGCAGGGATGATTGGGTCTATATTTACTTCTACATCTGTAGACACCTGGTACAGGACTCTCAAAAAACCAATTTTTAATCCCCCTGATTGGGTCTTTGCGCCTGTCTGGACTTTTCTGTATATCATTATAGGATTTTCTCTTTTTCTTGTCTGTAGTGATGAAGGAACCAGTTATAAAACAAAGAATACATCATTAACCTTTTTCTCATTACAACTTTTATTTAATATTCTCTGGTCTCTTTTATTTTTTGGTATGAAAAATCCACTACTGGCTTTTGTTGATATAATACTTCTCTGGAGCTCAATTATTCTTACTATGATATTCTTCAAAAAAATCTCCTTAATTGCATTTGTTCTTTTCATTCCATATATTTTATGGGTAACATTTGCTATTTTTTTAAATTATGCAATTCTTGTTATGAACTAA
- a CDS encoding M15 family metallopeptidase: MKVCNVVLIILLLVFNCLSQNTKLVNVKNVIPDIVLDIRYATSKNFTGKVLYPSADCFLAEEVAVALKKVQEDLKEQGYCLKIFDGYRPVCVQKEMWKAFPDRRYVTNPEKGSIHNKGYAVDVSIVSLNGSSVLMPTDFDEFTAEAHSDYKNLPPDAIKHRDILKKTMMKHGFLPIKTEWWHFNYKGYKDKPVLDISFEVLRNKK, translated from the coding sequence ATGAAAGTTTGCAATGTTGTACTTATAATTTTACTTCTTGTCTTTAACTGTCTATCTCAGAATACAAAACTTGTTAATGTAAAGAATGTTATCCCTGATATTGTCTTGGACATAAGATATGCTACATCAAAAAATTTTACAGGAAAGGTTCTATATCCTTCTGCTGACTGTTTTTTAGCAGAAGAGGTTGCAGTTGCACTAAAAAAAGTTCAGGAAGACCTGAAAGAACAGGGATATTGCCTGAAAATCTTTGATGGATACAGACCTGTCTGTGTTCAAAAAGAGATGTGGAAGGCATTTCCAGATAGAAGGTATGTGACAAATCCTGAAAAAGGTTCCATTCATAACAAAGGATATGCTGTGGACGTTTCAATTGTATCTCTTAATGGCTCTTCAGTTTTGATGCCTACGGACTTTGATGAGTTTACTGCAGAGGCACATAGTGATTATAAAAACCTCCCACCAGATGCAATTAAACACAGAGATATTCTGAAAAAGACAATGATGAAACATGGCTTTCTTCCAATAAAGACAGAGTGGTGGCACTTTAATTATAAGGGATATAAAGACAAACCAGTTTTAGATATTTCTTTTGAGGTATTACGTAATAAAAAATAG
- a CDS encoding iron-containing alcohol dehydrogenase, with the protein MIKKFTFLCKPEVIYGENSILQLPDVIKSIGGKKLLLVTDKNFSKTANFEKIKKHLKENSIDSIIFDSISGEPSTETGDECALLGRNENCDIVCGIGGGSTLDTAKAAAVLITNGGSVRDYQGLDKVPGPGLPKIMVPTTAGTGSEVTFTAVFIRKDEKKKGGINSKYLYPEVAILDPLLTLTVPPEITASTGLDALCHAMESFISRRANFLTEAVALSAVKLIWESLPSAYENGSDIKSRESMLYGSFLAGVGLANAGVTAVHSISYPLGGVFGVPHGIGNGLILPYVLEFDLPEITLKLGRIYDYIYGDSKKNDKEKVEILISEIKNMLEKFKIPRLKELGISPETFSSLAQDAMKVAVPIENNPKPITAEDIIKIYQLAF; encoded by the coding sequence ATGATAAAGAAATTTACCTTTTTGTGCAAACCAGAAGTAATTTACGGAGAGAATTCTATCTTACAACTTCCTGATGTGATAAAGTCCATTGGTGGTAAAAAACTATTACTTGTTACTGATAAAAATTTTTCAAAGACAGCGAACTTTGAAAAAATAAAAAAACACCTTAAAGAAAACTCTATTGACTCTATTATCTTTGATAGTATATCAGGAGAACCATCAACAGAAACAGGTGATGAATGTGCCTTACTCGGTAGAAATGAAAACTGTGACATTGTTTGTGGAATAGGTGGTGGAAGCACACTTGATACTGCAAAGGCAGCAGCAGTTCTCATTACCAATGGTGGTAGTGTCCGGGACTATCAGGGGCTTGATAAGGTACCAGGTCCAGGACTTCCCAAGATAATGGTTCCCACAACAGCAGGTACAGGAAGTGAGGTTACATTTACTGCTGTATTTATCAGAAAGGATGAAAAGAAAAAAGGTGGAATAAACAGTAAGTATCTGTATCCAGAAGTTGCTATACTTGACCCATTACTTACACTCACAGTTCCACCGGAAATAACCGCTTCCACAGGACTGGATGCACTCTGTCATGCAATGGAAAGTTTCATATCCAGAAGGGCAAACTTTCTTACAGAGGCGGTGGCTCTATCTGCAGTAAAACTCATATGGGAATCCCTTCCTTCTGCTTATGAGAACGGCTCTGATATAAAAAGTAGAGAATCTATGCTCTATGGAAGTTTTCTTGCTGGTGTTGGGCTTGCCAATGCAGGGGTTACAGCAGTCCATTCAATATCTTATCCATTAGGTGGAGTATTTGGTGTTCCCCATGGAATAGGGAATGGACTCATTCTGCCCTATGTTCTTGAGTTTGACCTGCCTGAAATTACTCTAAAACTTGGACGGATTTATGATTACATCTATGGAGATTCAAAAAAGAATGATAAAGAAAAGGTAGAGATATTAATATCAGAGATAAAAAATATGCTTGAAAAATTTAAGATACCACGGCTGAAAGAGTTAGGAATTTCTCCTGAAACATTTTCTTCACTTGCACAAGATGCTATGAAGGTTGCGGTTCCTATAGAAAATAACCCAAAACCCATCACTGCTGAAGATATTATAAAAATTTACCAGTTGGCATTCTGA
- a CDS encoding AraC family transcriptional regulator encodes MEKVLLQENILKNYPVQCIWQRHFSSSGNLAYHKEYEIHYIKRGTGYYFIENRKYKFTHNNFVVIKSGEIHRFIPFNPPVHIEKGTLFFSPSFINREIKKIIETSPHIIRLGEREATLVEIIFRNISVEVATKEMNWEEIVHYETMALISLLKRCSSKKNPVPRHNPRVESIMNYIEGHFTEDISLSDIAKKFFISESYLSHLFKNETGMPLKQYIFQRRIMEAKKLLTEHPEKKVYTVAGKVGFTDFTIFNRTFKKITGMTPSNYRRISLRR; translated from the coding sequence ATGGAAAAAGTGCTATTACAGGAAAATATATTAAAAAACTATCCTGTACAGTGTATATGGCAGAGGCATTTTTCATCTTCAGGAAATCTTGCATATCACAAGGAATATGAAATACACTATATCAAAAGAGGCACAGGGTATTATTTTATAGAAAATAGAAAATATAAGTTTACACATAACAATTTTGTTGTTATTAAAAGTGGGGAGATACACAGATTTATACCTTTTAACCCACCTGTCCATATAGAAAAAGGGACTCTTTTTTTCTCTCCTTCCTTTATAAACAGAGAGATTAAAAAGATTATAGAGACATCTCCACATATTATACGATTAGGTGAGAGAGAGGCAACTCTCGTAGAGATTATCTTTAGAAATATATCAGTAGAGGTAGCAACAAAAGAGATGAACTGGGAAGAGATTGTTCATTATGAAACAATGGCACTGATATCTCTTCTTAAAAGGTGTTCATCAAAGAAGAATCCTGTTCCGAGACATAATCCCCGGGTAGAAAGTATAATGAACTATATAGAAGGACATTTTACAGAAGATATATCCCTGTCAGATATTGCAAAAAAATTTTTTATTTCTGAAAGTTATCTTTCACATCTTTTTAAAAATGAGACAGGTATGCCATTAAAACAATATATCTTTCAGAGAAGAATTATGGAGGCAAAAAAACTATTAACAGAGCATCCTGAAAAAAAGGTATATACAGTGGCAGGAAAGGTCGGATTTACTGACTTTACAATTTTTAACAGGACTTTCAAAAAAATCACAGGGATGACCCCTTCCAACTATCGCAGGATTTCACTCAGAAGATAA
- a CDS encoding DegT/DnrJ/EryC1/StrS family aminotransferase has translation MKNTLALYGGEKTIKNNPRDIFDWPITNKEMEEAVIDVLRKRNMSGTDITKEFEQKFAEWHGMKYGLGCNTGTSALHCAFFGVGIGKGDEVICPSITYWASCLQVFSLGATVVFADVEPDTLCIDPDDIEKRITGRTKAIVVVHYCSRPADMDRIMKIAKKYNLKVIEDVSHAHGALYKGKLVGTFGDVSGFSCMTGKSFAIGEAGIMLTNNREIYERAITFGHYERHNELTIGYLKEGTGLPWGGYKYRMHQMSSAVGLVQLKKYSSEMAEIDKAMNYFWDLLEGVPGIKSPRPPKNSGTTMGGWYNSLAIYKSEELGGLSISRFCEALRAEGMNVYPGCNKALHHHPLFNTIDVYKDGKPTRIANSPEDIRNKGGGLPISEGVQRRVFVVPWFKKYYPEIIKEYADAIKKVVKNYKELLVDDRGDPEDMGRWMLSVRAVTGR, from the coding sequence ATGAAAAACACATTGGCACTTTATGGTGGGGAGAAGACAATCAAGAACAATCCGAGGGATATATTTGACTGGCCTATTACGAACAAGGAAATGGAAGAGGCAGTAATAGATGTTTTAAGAAAAAGGAATATGTCAGGGACAGATATTACAAAGGAGTTTGAGCAGAAATTTGCTGAGTGGCATGGTATGAAGTATGGACTGGGCTGTAATACAGGAACTTCTGCACTACACTGTGCATTTTTTGGGGTAGGTATTGGTAAAGGAGATGAGGTTATCTGTCCTTCTATTACCTACTGGGCTTCCTGCCTGCAGGTCTTTTCTCTCGGTGCAACTGTTGTTTTTGCTGATGTTGAGCCGGATACACTCTGTATAGACCCCGATGATATTGAAAAAAGGATTACAGGAAGGACAAAGGCAATAGTTGTGGTACATTACTGTAGTAGACCTGCTGATATGGATAGGATTATGAAGATAGCAAAAAAGTATAACCTGAAAGTAATAGAGGATGTTTCCCATGCCCATGGTGCACTTTACAAAGGGAAATTGGTAGGAACATTCGGAGATGTATCAGGTTTTTCCTGTATGACAGGTAAATCATTTGCAATTGGTGAGGCAGGTATTATGCTTACCAATAACAGAGAGATATATGAACGGGCAATAACCTTTGGACACTATGAGAGACATAATGAACTTACAATTGGCTACCTTAAAGAAGGTACAGGACTTCCATGGGGTGGTTATAAATACAGGATGCATCAGATGTCATCTGCGGTGGGACTGGTTCAACTTAAAAAGTATTCTTCAGAGATGGCAGAGATTGATAAAGCAATGAACTACTTCTGGGATTTACTTGAAGGTGTTCCTGGTATAAAATCACCGAGACCGCCTAAAAACTCAGGAACAACTATGGGTGGCTGGTATAACTCCCTCGCTATATATAAAAGTGAAGAACTCGGGGGTCTTTCTATATCAAGGTTCTGTGAGGCATTAAGGGCAGAGGGGATGAATGTTTACCCTGGGTGTAATAAAGCACTCCATCATCACCCACTTTTCAATACCATAGATGTTTATAAGGATGGAAAGCCAACGAGAATAGCAAATTCTCCAGAAGATATAAGGAATAAAGGAGGTGGATTACCAATAAGTGAAGGAGTTCAAAGGAGAGTGTTTGTTGTCCCATGGTTTAAAAAGTATTATCCTGAAATTATAAAGGAATATGCTGATGCAATAAAGAAGGTTGTGAAGAATTATAAGGAATTACTTGTGGATGACCGGGGGGACCCTGAAGATATGGGAAGATGGATGCTTTCTGTAAGAGCGGTGACAGGGAGATAA
- a CDS encoding DegT/DnrJ/EryC1/StrS family aminotransferase yields MKSMEKLAIEGGKPVRRGGMPPRIMFDEKEKKAGLRVIEKCIKGNQALDRYGGIEVEAYEKEFAEYFGVKFATAVSSGTAAVHSAIGALQLEPGSEIITTPITDPGTVSPIIFQQCIPVFADVEYETLNISPSSIEKNITEKTKAVIVVHLAGTPAKIDEILEIAKKYNLYVIEDCAQAHGVKYKGKYVGTFGDMGVFSLMSGKHTTSGGQGGMVITDNEEFYWNAKRFADRGKPFNSDEPTNLFAGLNYRMTELEAAIGREQLKKLKKIQKKRVWIYEELKNGFEAKLSSFRLWRIYPLSEPNPWFCFVVVDRTKINADKNEIAKALSAEGIPVGAHYVIPMYQQKWIRERNTFGTSHLPWSLYGAREIRYEGSCPDAESALADHMTLYIHECWGRKEINDTIKAFVKVERKYKK; encoded by the coding sequence ATGAAATCAATGGAAAAACTTGCCATAGAAGGTGGAAAACCTGTAAGAAGAGGTGGGATGCCACCGAGGATAATGTTTGACGAGAAAGAAAAAAAAGCAGGACTTAGAGTTATTGAAAAGTGTATTAAAGGAAATCAGGCACTGGATAGATATGGCGGTATTGAGGTTGAGGCATATGAAAAAGAATTTGCAGAATATTTTGGAGTAAAATTTGCAACAGCAGTAAGTTCAGGAACTGCGGCAGTTCACTCAGCAATAGGAGCATTACAACTTGAACCAGGGAGTGAGATAATTACCACACCTATCACAGACCCTGGTACTGTTTCTCCTATAATCTTCCAGCAGTGCATCCCTGTATTTGCAGACGTAGAGTATGAGACACTTAATATTTCTCCATCTTCCATAGAAAAAAATATTACAGAAAAGACAAAAGCAGTAATAGTAGTTCATCTTGCAGGTACTCCAGCAAAGATAGATGAGATATTAGAGATTGCTAAAAAATATAATTTATATGTGATTGAGGACTGTGCCCAAGCGCATGGTGTTAAATATAAAGGGAAATATGTGGGTACATTTGGAGATATGGGAGTATTCAGTTTAATGAGTGGTAAACATACTACAAGTGGAGGACAGGGAGGAATGGTAATTACTGATAATGAAGAATTTTACTGGAATGCAAAGCGGTTCGCTGATAGGGGAAAGCCATTCAACTCTGATGAACCCACAAATTTATTTGCAGGGCTTAACTACAGGATGACAGAACTTGAAGCAGCAATAGGGAGAGAACAGTTGAAGAAATTAAAGAAGATTCAGAAAAAGAGGGTTTGGATATATGAGGAACTGAAAAATGGCTTTGAAGCAAAACTTTCATCTTTCAGGTTATGGAGGATATATCCTTTGTCTGAACCAAATCCATGGTTCTGTTTTGTAGTGGTAGACAGGACAAAAATAAATGCAGATAAAAATGAAATAGCAAAGGCATTATCTGCAGAAGGAATACCTGTTGGTGCGCACTATGTTATTCCAATGTATCAACAGAAATGGATAAGAGAAAGAAATACATTTGGTACATCACATCTTCCCTGGAGTTTATATGGAGCAAGAGAAATAAGATATGAAGGAAGTTGTCCTGACGCAGAAAGTGCATTAGCAGACCATATGACACTTTATATCCATGAGTGCTGGGGAAGGAAAGAAATAAATGATACAATAAAGGCGTTTGTGAAAGTGGAAAGGAAATATAAGAAATGA
- a CDS encoding amidohydrolase family protein: MIIDIHTHILTTWGEEPFTEQHLIKRMEELGIDRFVILPIIGPEGHYIPFGPDDVVDVYKRYPEKVIPFCNIDPRAGGNSPETDFSFLIDRYKKAGCKGVGELTANMYIDDPRCINLFRHCGKAGFPVLFHLYSKIGGNYGLVDDIHLPRMEKVLKKCPETIFIGHAMAFWSEISAEVSEETRSGYPKGKIKAPGRLQKLLKKYPNLYADLSAGSGFNAITRDPAYGYKFLKEFNKKLLFGTDLCHIGQETPIVGYFKKLKEEHILTDEEYDNIMYRNAEKVLKL, translated from the coding sequence ATGATAATAGACATCCATACACATATACTTACCACCTGGGGCGAAGAACCGTTTACAGAACAGCACCTTATAAAGAGGATGGAAGAACTTGGGATAGACAGGTTTGTTATTTTACCTATCATTGGACCTGAAGGACATTATATTCCATTTGGTCCCGATGATGTGGTAGATGTTTATAAGAGATATCCTGAAAAAGTAATTCCTTTCTGTAATATAGACCCGCGGGCAGGTGGTAATAGCCCAGAGACGGATTTTTCCTTTTTGATTGACAGATATAAAAAGGCGGGTTGTAAGGGGGTTGGAGAACTTACTGCTAATATGTATATTGATGACCCGAGATGTATAAATCTTTTCAGGCATTGTGGTAAGGCAGGATTTCCTGTGCTTTTCCACCTTTACAGTAAGATAGGTGGCAATTATGGACTTGTGGATGATATCCATCTTCCGAGGATGGAAAAGGTATTGAAGAAATGTCCTGAAACGATATTCATAGGTCATGCGATGGCTTTCTGGTCTGAGATAAGTGCAGAGGTTTCTGAGGAGACACGGAGTGGATATCCTAAAGGGAAAATAAAAGCACCGGGACGGCTACAGAAACTTCTAAAAAAATATCCTAATCTTTATGCTGACCTTTCAGCAGGCAGTGGTTTTAATGCTATAACGAGGGACCCTGCATATGGATATAAATTTTTAAAGGAGTTCAATAAAAAACTTCTTTTTGGTACTGACCTCTGCCACATAGGACAGGAGACCCCTATTGTGGGCTATTTCAAAAAACTTAAAGAAGAGCATATACTTACCGATGAAGAGTATGATAATATAATGTATAGAAATGCAGAAAAAGTTTTAAAACTTTAA
- a CDS encoding Glu/Leu/Phe/Val dehydrogenase, producing the protein MALIPLGKMKNIMNIPKPAEVLLTKSEKEIKFSLNLKTADDIICYDAFVVYHNVVMGPAKGGVRFSPRVSLEETRKLAEIMTYKNALMGLPFGGGKSGIQFDPYKVDDFTRIAIVKEYVHMIREELYTGAYIPAPDMGSTPYDMAVIYGETHIPESVTGKPVIVGGLPGRLQATGRGVSYAVKLGCEKLLKMSLKDAKVVIQGFGNVGRWTAYFLNEMGAKIIAVQDIGGAIYNNRGLDIDELFKYCPTSKDTVKGFPEAEDISPDDFFSLKCDAFVPAALESVITENTAPELNTKMVVEGANDPTTEEGENILLNRDIIVLPDFFANSGGVIASYIEWRNAKSGNQTSEEEVYEIIDSKIENTFFQALKKKEELKCKSLREAFFALALNSLIEAMRARLWI; encoded by the coding sequence ATGGCACTCATTCCTCTCGGTAAAATGAAAAATATAATGAATATACCAAAACCAGCAGAGGTATTACTTACAAAATCAGAGAAGGAGATAAAATTTTCTCTTAATCTTAAAACCGCAGATGATATTATATGTTATGACGCTTTTGTTGTATACCATAATGTAGTTATGGGACCTGCAAAAGGTGGGGTTAGATTTTCACCTCGTGTTTCACTTGAGGAGACAAGAAAACTTGCGGAGATAATGACATACAAAAATGCACTGATGGGGCTTCCTTTTGGCGGTGGAAAGTCAGGTATCCAGTTTGACCCATATAAGGTGGATGACTTCACGAGGATAGCCATTGTTAAAGAGTATGTCCATATGATAAGAGAAGAACTATATACAGGAGCATATATACCTGCACCTGATATGGGCAGTACCCCTTATGATATGGCAGTGATATACGGAGAGACACATATCCCTGAATCAGTAACAGGTAAACCGGTAATAGTGGGCGGGCTTCCTGGACGGCTACAGGCAACAGGAAGAGGTGTTTCATATGCGGTAAAACTTGGATGCGAGAAACTTTTGAAGATGTCATTAAAGGATGCGAAGGTAGTAATTCAGGGGTTTGGTAATGTGGGTAGATGGACTGCTTATTTTTTAAATGAGATGGGTGCAAAAATTATAGCAGTTCAGGATATAGGAGGGGCCATATATAATAACAGAGGGCTTGATATAGATGAATTATTTAAATACTGTCCAACAAGTAAAGATACAGTTAAGGGATTTCCTGAAGCAGAGGATATATCCCCTGATGATTTCTTTTCCTTGAAGTGTGATGCATTTGTGCCTGCAGCACTGGAAAGTGTTATAACAGAAAATACAGCACCAGAACTTAATACAAAAATGGTTGTAGAAGGGGCAAATGACCCTACTACAGAAGAAGGGGAAAATATCCTTCTAAACAGAGATATTATAGTCCTTCCGGACTTCTTTGCCAACAGCGGTGGTGTGATTGCTTCCTATATAGAGTGGAGGAATGCAAAGTCAGGCAACCAGACATCAGAGGAAGAGGTATATGAAATTATAGACAGCAAGATAGAAAATACATTCTTTCAGGCACTGAAAAAGAAAGAAGAATTGAAATGTAAAAGTTTAAGGGAGGCATTTTTTGCGCTCGCACTTAATTCCCTGATTGAAGCAATGCGTGCCCGTTTATGGATTTAG